The window ATTACATGTTAAAGCACAGCTTTAATACTTTCCCCCTTTGAACCACACACTTGAGCCAATCGAAATATTGAATGACTGAGGTGAACACTTTTTACAGCAACACAGCGGCACCCTGGGTGCTCTTGCTCGCGCCGAGCCCCTTGATCTGGAAATGCTGAACCTGCTTCTTGCTCCTGGCATCCATGACGGTAACCGCTGGCAAAGTGGTTCCGTTACCAGGGCTCAGGGCGTAGATGAAGCTGCCAGCAGCTCGCAGATCAATCAAGCCAGGGTCGCCGTTGGCGCTGAGATCAGTGACGGACTTGATGCTAGCATCAGTGGTAGAAACCTCGACGATGCGGTTAGAGCCAACGTCTGTAACGAATGCAGTGTTTGTGTCGGGAGAAATGGCAACCCAGCATGTAGCCTTCTGGCCCTCAATGgtggccttgcccttgataCTGGCAGCACCAGATTCGGCATCGACAGACAGAACAGCGGCTCCAAATGCCGGGTCAGTCACGAAAATGTCCGTAGAATTCTGGATAGTGGATGAACCGAAGAGAACGACGGTTCCGTCCACCTTGGTCAGCTTGCCATCCGTGCTAACAGTGGCAGCTTCACGGGTATCACAGGGCTGATCAACAGGGAAGACACCCAGTGTTCCGGTAACATTGGTCGTGGGGTCACCCTTGACAGTGGTGAATAgcgtctcttcatccccgGAAAAGAACACCTGGGAAACGGTGAGGGTGGGCCCAACAGGCGGCGTTGTCTGCTTCAGGCCAACCGGACGAAGCTGGTCCATCTTGCCAATTCCGCGGGCGGAGAAGGGTGCGCAGGCAATGCCGGACTTTGCACCGGATGACCCAACACAGACGATATTGTTCTTGGCCGATGCCGCAACGGTGTTGGGAAAGTCACCGAGGACAGGGACCGGCTGACCGAGCATGGTGAGTCTCAATGGGTTCTTAGGGTCGATGGAGAACATGGTGACCGTGTTGGAACCCGGGTTGACGGCAAACAAGTACTGTATGGCAGAGTGAAAAGTTAGCTGAATTCTTTGGCCGTGATGGATACGGGCTGACTTACGTTGCCAGAGATGGTCAAGGCCGCCTGAGAAGCCAGAGCATCGGGGCCtgcagcctccttcttgttgTTAGTGATGGTCACAAAGTTGGAGCCCCAGCCGTCGGTTGGGGTGCTGGTTCCCTGGCCCAGCAATccgttgctgttgatggGCAGAGCAATCACGCTGTTGCGCGCGCCATTGCTAATCATGTAGAGGGCCTTGCCGGGCTTGAGTGGCggagggcaagaagacggtCTGGCTGACGCTTCAGGCACAAGGTTTGCCAGTCCGAGGAAAAGCAAGGATGTCCACGTGGAAGTATGCATGGTGGAAGTCGGATTCGTGGAAGGTGGTCAGATCAGGTAGTTTTGATGACAATATCAGAGGTGGCAATGGAATAAGCAGTTGTCACAGACAAGCCGCGAATGAGAAGTTGCTATTGATTGGATGAGTTTAAAAGATGAGTGATGTGGTTGAGAACTGAATTGTTGAACAGGCTTCACCACTTCTACTTATACATGCGTTTTCACGATTGCCTCCTATCTAGCCATTCCCACAACTTGCCGCGTTTCCGACAAACCGCTCCTGTGCAAAACCAATTTCTTGTCTCATTTGCGAAAAGCACGCGCTTCTGGGGAATCCGTAACGGCTATTGATCTTTAGAAACCGAATTTTGCCTGTAAGTCAACTCCTCATGAGGAATCTTTTGGCAACTCATATAAGGGCCGTGAGAAGCGCGATAATCAGAATTTCCTATTTGGGAATAACACAAACGGGGCACGGGGTAGCGCAGGATCCCGCGATGAGGCAGCGGAGGGGCTTTGTGAGCGAGTTAGGAGAGTTCGCATTGCCTATTTGGGAAACGCCTACGGAGCAAGGACATTATCCAGGATCTGCGACAagaaggatttggagatgaTACGACAATGAGCGTATTGAAACGCGAGGGTTGTAGGTTGGCTTTGAAACTGCCCATGCAATTGGAGGAGCATTGATGCCTCTTAGAAAGTGGCCAGTCAATTTAAGTCTAGATTATGCTAATTGTAACTCTATTTTGTTAAggggaaaaacaaaagcttcatctccaaccatCGCAGTTGTTTCATCTTAGCAAAAGGGAAGTGCATGCTGATTAAGTCAATGTATTATCGGTTATAAGCCGTGATGGAGCAATAGTGCACGGCATTGCTTAGCCTATTTCGGGAATAGATGCCCCCCTGATGTCACTTTGTAAACTCGAGAATGACATGGTCTAGACACTTCCGTATCTCAGCCTCTCATCATCCAATTAGGCATTGACAGCAAGCCAATTCCCTCCATAACTGGGCCTCCTCACACCGGCCTCACAATGACCGACAGAATATTCCGCATCTTTAACCCGGGAGGTTGGTCCGACCCCGgggcctcttcatcagatcAGCCCATCTGACTAATAGCAAATGGCGAGTTCCTGGCTTGCTGACCCTGGAGCATAACAGAACCAAAGGGTGATCCCGTTGAGAAGAGGCGCGCCCAGCTGCGACGTGCCCAACAGTGAGCGCTTTTGCCCCTGGATTTGGATTCTTACGTGGCTAACCGCTGGCCAACAGATCTTATCGAGATCGCAAGGACAAGTACACCAAGGCGCTCGAGGCTGAACTAGCACGGTCTCGGAAGAGTGAGGCGGGTTTGACGTCCCAGATTGAGCAGCTTCGTGCCAAAGTCCAGAAACTGGCCAGTCTCTTGTCCCAAAATGGCATCTCACTTCCTCCAGATTTTGACGATGAGGGACAAGTTCATGATGATGTACCGCGTATAGATTCGTCTCCGCTCACAACGCGTGGACAACCACAAGCCGCTGAAGGCTTCCTATCAAGTACGGATTCGACCTCTCCAGAGTCGACGACGGACCAAGGCGCTATCTTTAATACTGGAAATCGCACTCTACGGCAGTACGGTTCGAGGATCTTTAGCCGACATCATGAACCGCAAGTTCCAGCGTCGACGAGGATCGCGGTTGCTACCACCCAAACTGAGCCTGGTGACAGGACTCGCCTTGCTGAACTTGATCCCACGCAGGTCGGAATGGAATTTGTGCTCACGTATGCTATGAAAATCTCACAGGATAGCGAAACGAGGAACTAACCAAAAACATTATGCAGACTAGAAAGGCCTTGTCTAAACCATCTACATGGAAACCCCAAAAAGCCCCTGGAACCACACGGCCATGCCTTGACCACCACAGTTCAGCTCCAGGCCTCCTTGTCACTTCCTCCGATCGATCCAAAGAACCCTGTACCTCCGTCATACCACAACGCTCCCGCAGCCGTACTCGATCGTCTATTGAATCTTGCCCCAAGTGTATCGCCAGACGGCGACGTGACGCCGATACAAGCGTGGCATTTTATCCGTCGCCAACCGCAGTTTGGAGGTTTCGAGGTGCAGCGCCTCAACAGGCTGGCGGAGAGGCTACGGGAAGCAGCAAAATGTCACGGGTTAGTTGACGAAAATTGAAGACACCTCTTGAGAGATTGGAGCTAACAAGTGTAAATGCGTATAGGTTTGGTGCTGCTGTTCAGACGGGCATCTTTGAATCAGCTGTCCGAGAAATACTCCACCCCTTGGCTATAACAGCAGCCTGATATATGCCCATGAAATGGAGCTACCTAATCTACCGAGAAACAGTATTTCACCAACTATCCCATAGAGGAGTCACTGGCAATAATGCATGGAGAACGATCTCACCAAACGAAGCAATATGACTGCATAGAACCATCATTTTAAACGTGTACATTTCAAGTTTGGTATTCGAGATGCGGAGTAATAGATTTTTTAATATCATTCTTCAAGATTCTATTTATTTACCGCTGTGCAGAGTGCATGATGCGAACTAGAAGTCAGCGCTCTGCGAGGCAACCTTGAGCCTCCAGTAGGCGCATGTGATTCCATGCGAATTTCATCATATATGCGAAACAAAAAGTGGGTTTCCAGCTATTCCAGCTGTTACTGGGTATAGACGCTGAAaccaataaaaaaaaaaaacaatgaaacaaaacacaGCCTAAGTTCAAAACGTTACACATATCGAGAGCACCTCAGACCTGAACCCTTCAAAGACTGCGCCGCTGCCTCCAACCCTGTCAGATTTACGGCCATGCCTAGAAAGGTGATGCGTAAGTGGCatcaaagaacaaaagaggTAGTCAGTTTATATCAGGGGGGGAAAAGCTGCTCGCTGCCCTCAGCCCTGCCAGGTTAACGGGTATGCTTCTCCCTCAATCCAACTGGTGCTCGAGTCTCAAGGTCCCCTCTTAACATGTGATATTCatcttgatgatgccgcaATTGGGCAAGCTCTGCCACTGCCGTCTAAGAACCACAGTTTAGATTCCGCATTTCTCCTAGATGACCCGTCTTAAGACGACAGGCTCCTCAGCCACAAGTGTGGTCTTGGATTTCCGGTTCCGAGGCCGTCGCTGACCAGGCTTGCCtttgtcctctttcttctctttgtttttgttcttcctGTCCTGCGTGTTTGACGCCGCGCCTTTGAATTTTCTACATCATGTTGCGCGCTTGTGCGTCGGCGTGAAACTCGACCAGTGTTTGTCATCTGTGGAATTGTAGGTGTAGTCGTAGGTGTAATGGTGGGTGAGACGATTGGCACTTCTGCGACAATGGGGACTGGTGAATCCGGCGAAGTCGGTGGCTCCTGCAGAATAGAGACGTCAATGGGCGTGGAATTGAGTTGCATATTAACAGCATTTGCCCCCTCACAAAGAGTTGTTATATCCCTCTCTATGAGCcgggcagagaagaagatgtttgAAACGACAAGAATTTGCGTCGCGCCTGAAGTATGGCAGAACCAAGAGGCCATAAGAGACCTGGACAAGACAAAACTCGACATCTGGGCATTAGCCTCCTCATGGTTATACGCATTTGCCAAACCAAACGATAGCAAAATAGCAACTGAGAATGTCCATCGGTAGCTCCTGAATCAAGTAGACAGAACCTTCAAATCAAACCCTGATCTGACGCTTTTTGGCAGCCTTTTGCGCAAAATGTTGGCTTGGGAGCCACAAGAACGACCAACTGCTGCCAAAGCTCTTGCAAGCGACGCCTGGCAGCTTGTCTGGGCGgagaggacaaggacaaggataAGAAAGAGCAGAAGCGGAAGGCCAAAATGCAATTGGACGGACCAAAGAGGGTAAGGGTGCTCTCACCCGGGGAAGAAGATTACAAGACCTTTGAGTCATAACTGTTTTATATCGTCACAATCCCTCAACCCTAGAAGATGCTTAATTGTGTCAGAACCACGTAATCTCTTGGCTCATCTCCGTCTCTAATATGCTATGATGCAGCTTTAGCGATGCTATTGCGGCACGGATATGGTGTTGACAGGTAGGACGCCCTGTATACTAAAAAAAAGGCATAGAGCCCGGCCGCTCAAGAGGAAAAGGTAAAGTACCTGATTATACTACTAAGGTAGGCAACGTAAAGCTGCAGTAAATCCAGCCATAACGATCTAAAGCGGATTAATTTCAAGTATACAAGTAGGTCAATGTACAAAATAAAAGCGGGCAATGTGGGCGAGGCGTAGGCCAACTACATCAGCATACTGTTATATCATGCCAATACTGTAATAATAACAATTCTTGCAATGTTTGACGAACAAAAATCACGTCTCACACTCACCAACTGACAGTTTATGGCAGTCTCACTTAGTTTGAACCCTTATGAAGCATTAACCTAAAGTGATGTTCAGCAACAAAAATGATAGTCAACTCAGACACAAGACAACATATGATCTTCTCATGATCTCTACTAAATATTAATACAACCAGGTTAAATCCAGATGTAGAATTACACTACTCACTCATAAATATGCTGTCATACCTCCTTCTACTTACCTCCAAGGTAGGATCCCGCAGCATTGAATATGCTGACTAATCACAACACCCGCCATATTTTCATTCAACGCGTCTCACTCACTCTCGGCCGCGTCTAATTTCGATACTTCATTCCGGCGGGGCagccaagctcatcatcatgtaTTCTCCTCCGTATCGCCATCACTGACAACTTCTTTAGCCTGTGACTGCGGTCATGTAGGGCGATGCTGCCtgttatatatatcttttcCTCTTACCAACTCACAGCAATTCCTCTCAAAGCATAGCCATGGTCAGGTTCTCCGTCCCAACCAAGGCCAGGCTGCCTTCTTCACTGCGCGTTGATTCCTCAAACCCTGCCGTCATAAAGAGCCTGGGCCGACTATCCCGCGAAGCACTCATTTCCCTGGCTATCAGCTGGCTTGATGAAGACACCATAGCCAATGCAGTGCCGTACTTGGAGCGaagggatgaagaagatgaaattgATCCAGATGATATTTACCCCCCGTGTGGGTCGGTCCAGGAGCTGTACGAGCTTTATgtcgagatgcagcagcaaaagggATCCAAGCGCGACGTGGCCAACCGCATACTGGAAGGCGATTGGAGACACGGACTGTCACTGTATCAGCTAGCCATGGTCGACTTTTACTATCTGGAAGAGCATCCAATGTCACAGAAATGGACGGCTTATAAAATACTTCTGCTCAAGCCCCCTACCAaagatgccgacgacgaaatCCTTCAAGTTGACGATAAGGCGTTGAATGTCCCCCGTTTCCACCCTTCGACGTTTCTTCAGAGCCTTCAGGACCAAGTCCTACCGGATGTCAAGGCTCACTACCAATTTTATCGACCAAAAGACCTCTCAGTCCTACTGTTGCGAATATTCGTCATTGAATCTCCATATAACAGTAGTATGGCCCTGTCCGGCGTCACCGGCAGTGGAGGTGCCACCAACTTCACTTCGTCGCGGACGGTATACCTAGCATTCCCGGATGGCTCTTCCCACATTTACATAACCAAATCTCAAGCCAACGGCCCGGCTCCCACAGGTGAATCGAAGAGTCTCCAGAATCTGATTATTCACGGCGTCCCAAAAGCATTGTCTAGGCCAAGAGAACGATATACTCTAAAGCCGACTAGTCTTACGAGCAGAAACCTGGAAACTCTCCTGGACAAAAGGGGTCCCGGGCGGGGAAATGCAGCAGGAGGTGGTTGGAGCATATATGCCTCtgacaaaaacaaaaagtcacCCCTCGATGCCATTCTTCCTAGCCCTCCGCTTTCCAGAGATTCCTCCCTTTCTGACCAGAACCGCAAGAGATTAAAACCGCTGAATTCGGATCAGCGATCTGCTAAACGAGCCAAGCTGGTCGCCCAAGCGCGGTTTGGTGATTCCGGCCTTGTAGCTGATGGGAAAGGGATTGAAAGGGTCGACGTTCTACTCAAAGATCCCTTCCCGACACCTTCTGCTGTGGAGAATCAAGCATCGGAAGAAGATCAGGCAAATGCCCCCAGCGAGACTTCGGTTTCAGCTCGGAGAAGGACGATTGATGCTGTGCTTCGTCAAGCtgctgatggcgatgacgaagaaTTGAATGAGCCTGGAAATCCTTCACAGTGGCGCCCGACGGTGCAAATCACGTTTCAAGGAAACCATGTTTTTGCTGGTATCCGACAACTTGTTGAAGCCGGCATTGTGGATGGCGAGCGCATGCCCGGTTGGATGACTGGCGAAGATGGCGTTACTGTGGGTGTGGTAAAGCATGGACGGATACGAGGCAACAAGGGATCGGGGCTATGATGGGATGTCCGGCATTTTTGGGGGTTTTGGATATACTGTATACTGTTCTTTCTATGCGCTTGATACCCTTACGATGAACCATAACGACTCTAATTTGCCTCGCCGAGGCCAAAAACGCTCACGGTGTTTCTCCATGATGCTTCGCAAAGTTCTTCTACGCTCACGCCCTTGACGGCAGCGACGATTTTGGCAACCCGCTCAATAGTGCACGGTTCGTTGCGGCCTTTGATCATGGCCCCCTGCTCCCACTTCTCCTTTTTCACTACCTTGAACCGGTCTGGCACATCAGGCTCCTTCTTTTggttcttctgcttcttcggccGCTTTGTCTGCTGCTGTGCGGCTGCATCAGTCGGTTGAGGCTCACCATTCGTCACTGGCTGCTCAGGCTCGGGCTTCTTTTCTATCAAGTACTGGTATCCAGCATGGCTGGGTCGTACCTCGCACCAAGGACCGTCTGTTTCCAGCATGATCCTGTCAAGGGTAATCTCCTTCACCATAGTAAGGTTCTCTTCCGTCTTGAGACTGCAACCATTGACACCAATATGCAGGCCTAGATCCATCagctccttcatctcctctaTGGTGCCCGTGAAGCTGTGTACTACGCCACCCTTCTCCAATCTTTCGAGCTTATCACCGAAAGCCCCTTTCAACAGGTCCACAAAGTCGCGATGGGCGGCTCTAGAGTGGAGAAATAATGGTAGCTGGGGTTGAAGAGAGGCAGCAACCTTGAGCTGAGCTTCAAAGGAGTGTAACTGAGCGGCCTTGCTGCAAAAATTCAGCCGGTCGTAATCAAGCCCAAACTCTCCCAGGGCGACTAGATGATGCTTGCTAGAGGCCGTTGCGTCGGCAAGCAGGGTCTCGAATTCGGCAATCACCTTGGCAGATGTTTCCGAGTCGGGTTCGCCTCGGTGCTCTGTTGATTCTGGGTCCTCGGGCTCACAAGGAGCCACATGTTCTTCATGTCTACCATGGCCTCCTTTGCAGAATATGGCACTGCTACATGGGTGGATGCCAGCGGTACCAAAGCATGTTCcagctacatgtactagTTCAGCATGTGATTGCTTCTATGGAAGAAGGGCTTACCGACGGAATTCCTTTGCCAGCTCCAAGGCATCACGAGCGCTCTTAAAATCAGAGCCCGTCACGATGAGCTTAGTGCAGCCCACTTCCTTGGCTCTGCTGATGACATCCTTGAGATCATCGGGGTGGCGCTGAGAGCCGTGATGTTTGCCCCTGAAGATGGGATCGGCTAGATTGATTCCTATCTTCACCAGCTACGCATCAGCAGTCCGAGATTTCTATCGTGAAAATAAGGCCATTGGGGATAAAATACATCGATATATCTGGGTTTATAGGCCTCTGATGCCGGCTCAGAGTTGGGCTGCGGGGCACTCATTGTGGAAAACACTGAGAAACGAGAGACGGCAGCGGTGTAATGGCGtggcagatgatgacggaCTCTCCCCAGAATCCTAGACATATATACAGGATACTCGTGTATAGAAAGCAGTATCAACTTCCCACCGCAGATGTAGGTATCTAGTAGTCATGGCATTGGCAAAATGGCATCTCGAAAGCTGCTTAGTAATTTCAAAAGACATTTAAACCACCACTTTAACGCACGTGACCCCGCGACAGCTCCGAGAAACTCGATGACCAAGACACGCGCCCGGGATTCGCGTATCCACCAAAACAGAGGATGCTTAGCTACAATTCACGGATGGATGATTAATTAACTGCTCCCAGAAGCTTAGCATTTGTTGTGAGCCCGATCAGGCTTAAGGAGGACGAATGAGGCAGTGATTGTTGGGTCTCTCGGCGCCGCTCTCGCCCTTGACTGGCCACTTCACTGGAATGGTGCTTGCCGCGgggcatcttttttttttaatgaGTTTCACAGCGTGCCACCAGTATTTTTCACGCTAACCGCTGGCGTGGCGCGTGCTGGAGACGCGCCTCAGAATAAAACCGTCCCTCGCCTTCTGGAGGGCACACTttactcttctcttcccaaAACAAAGCAAACGCATCTCAAGGCCTCGATTCATCTCGAACGCCCTCAAAGCTCTGTCCGACTGCCTGAGTGTCTTGACTGATACTTGCAAGCGTCCGAGAGCCTTGAACAATCACCTACGTCATTCTTTTGTCCAATATATCCCCCccgccgtcttctcttttccgCCATCCCACGCCGCCACCATGTATGTGAGGAAGCGTGGTATGTATCCCACTGTTGATTTAGATTAAGCCTTTTCAGTATTTCTAATCCATGGATAGACGGTCGTCAGGAGCGTGTTCAGTTCGACAAGATCACGGCTCGTGTCTCTCGGCTGTGTTACGGCCTGGACACTGACCATGTCGACCCTGTAGCCATTACCCAGAAGGTCATTTCTGGCGTCTATGGAGGTGTCACGACAGTGCAGCTTGACGATCTTGTAAGTCAGCCATCTCTTGTAATGCCAACCTGCAGCCGTTAACGTGTAGACCAGGCTGCCGAAACTGCCGCGTACATGACCGTTACCCATCCCGACTATgccatcctcgccgcccGCATTGCCGTCTCCAACCTCCACAAACAAACCAAGAAGCAGTGGTCAGCTGTTGTCAGTGATCTGTACCACTATGTAAACCCAAAGAACAACAGGGCCTCGCCCATGATCTCCAAAGACACATATGAGTGTGTCATGCGACAcaaggaggagctcgacTCCGCCATTGTCTACGATCGAGACTTCAACTACCAATACTTCGGCTTCAAGACTTTGGAGCGGTCATACCTTCTGAAGCTTGATGGCAAGATTGTTGAGCGGCCACAGCACATGATTATGCGAGTGTCTGTTGGTATCTGGGGAGATGACATTGAGCGTGTCCTGGAGACATACAACCTCATGTCTAGCAAGTTCTTCACCCATGCCTCCCCCACCCTGTTCAATGCTGGTACCCCGCAGGCCCAGCTGTCCTCATGCTTCTTGGTCGACATGAAGGACGATAGCATTGAGGGTATCTATGACACTCTGAAGACATGTGCCATGATTTCCAAGATGGCTGGTGGTATCGGCTTGAACGTCCACCGCATCCGTGCCACCGGCTCTTACATTGCTGGCACCAA of the Trichoderma breve strain T069 chromosome 4, whole genome shotgun sequence genome contains:
- a CDS encoding kinetochore protein CHL4 like domain-containing protein, which encodes MVRFSVPTKARLPSSLRVDSSNPAVIKSLGRLSREALISLAISWLDEDTIANAVPYLERRDEEDEIDPDDIYPPCGSVQELYELYVEMQQQKGSKRDVANRILEGDWRHGLSLYQLAMVDFYYLEEHPMSQKWTAYKILLLKPPTKDADDEILQVDDKALNVPRFHPSTFLQSLQDQVLPDVKAHYQFYRPKDLSVLLLRIFVIESPYNSSMALSGVTGSGGATNFTSSRTVYLAFPDGSSHIYITKSQANGPAPTGESKSLQNLIIHGVPKALSRPRERYTLKPTSLTSRNLETLLDKRGPGRGNAAGGGWSIYASDKNKKSPLDAILPSPPLSRDSSLSDQNRKRLKPLNSDQRSAKRAKLVAQARFGDSGLVADGKGIERVDVLLKDPFPTPSAVENQASEEDQANAPSETSVSARRRTIDAVLRQAADGDDEELNEPGNPSQWRPTVQITFQGNHVFAGIRQLVEAGIVDGERMPGWMTGEDGVTVGVVKHGRIRGNKGSGL
- a CDS encoding tatD related DNase domain-containing protein; this translates as MSAPQPNSEPASEAYKPRYIDLVKIGINLADPIFRGKHHGSQRHPDDLKDVISRAKEVGCTKLIVTGSDFKSARDALELAKEFPGTCFGTAGIHPCSSAIFCKGGHGRHEEHVAPCEPEDPESTEHRGEPDSETSAKVIAEFETLLADATASSKHHLVALGEFGLDYDRLNFCSKAAQLHSFEAQLKVAASLQPQLPLFLHSRAAHRDFVDLLKGAFGDKLERLEKGGVVHSFTGTIEEMKELMDLGLHIGVNGCSLKTEENLTMVKEITLDRIMLETDGPWCEVRPSHAGYQYLIEKKPEPEQPVTNGEPQPTDAAAQQQTKRPKKQKNQKKEPDVPDRFKVVKKEKWEQGAMIKGRNEPCTIERVAKIVAAVKGVSVEELCEASWRNTVSVFGLGEAN